CCGGGTCACCCGAAATCCGCGATTGGTTTTGATCGCGGATTCCGGGTCTTCCTTCTTCCTTCTCCCTCCTGGCTCCTTCCTTTCCACTTTCCACTTTCCATTTGCTTTTCCCACTTTCTTTTCTCCCTTCCCCCTTTCCCCTTTCCTCTGCTATTTTTCTCCCATGAAGAAGGTCTTCGGCAACTACACCCTTGTTGAGCGCATCGGCGTCGGGGGCATGGGAGAAGTCCACCGGGCCATCAAGGGAGGGCCGGACGGTTTCAGGGTCGAGGTTGCCCTCAAGCTCATCCTGCCTCACCTCGCCAGGGACGACGCCTTCAGAACGAGGTTCTCCAGGGAGGCCCGTCTGGCTGCCCGCCTCAACCACCCGAACATCGTCCGGGTTCACGGTTTCGATATCCAGGATGGTTCCCCCTTCATCGAGATGGAGTACGTGGCCGGCGCCGATCTGGCCGCCCTGATCAGGACCCTTTGCGAAGGGGAACGCCTGCCTCTTCCCCAGGCTGTTCACATCATCCACGGCGTGGCGAGGGGACTCGCCTACGCCCACTCCAGTCCGCGCAGCGGCGGGGATGGAGGGCCTGCCGCCGGACCGGTAGTTCACCGCGATCTCAACCCTCACAATATCCTCCTGTCCTACGCCGGGGAGGTCAAGATCGCTGACTTCGGTATCGCCAGGGCCTCCCTTGCCGACATCACCGCATCGGCCACACTCATGGGGAAACTGGCCTACATGGCGCCGGAGCAGGTTGACGGCAAACCTCTGGACCATCGCTGCGATCTCTTCAGCCTCGGCATCACCGCCTACCAGCTGTTCACCGGTGTCCACCCTTTCAAAAGGGCCAGCGAGGCAGCCACCCTCATCGCGGTCCAGAAAGCATCCTTCCGGCCCATCGAAGAGTTTATTCCTGAACTGCCAAAGGACATCACGGCGGCTATCGCTTCCCTCCTTGCAGCCGACCCCGAAGATCGCCCGGCCAGTGCCGCTCAAATCGCCGATATCATGGAAAAACACGTCGAGCCCGGCACGTCGGCAGCCGTCGCCCGGCGGGTCGAGAGGGCATCCGCTCCCGTGCAGGGCAATATAACCGCCGCCGCGACCGCTCAAACCATGCAACGGCTCCGCAAGCCGTGGACGGTTCCTGTCCTGGGGGCAACGGCTGCCGGGTTGACCGCCCTGCTCATCCTTGTAAACCTTTTTTCCAGCGCCCCTGTTCGACAACCCGATCAATCCGCGCCACCGACACAGGTGATCTCCTCCCCACCATCCACCCCTGTACCGGCCTCACCCGGTGAAGAACTGGTGGACGCCCGGGTGCGCGTCGTCACCGTTCCCCAACAGGCCGACATCTTCATGAAAGGGACGCTCCTGGGCCGCTCACCATTAACGGTCTCCCTGCCGTCGGAAGAAGGGGAAGCGGAGTTCCGGGCCGAGCTGCCCGCCTTTTCCCGGACCCGTTTCACACTGAGGCGGGACCAGGCCGGGGAAGAGGTCATCATCGAGCTTACGCCCATCCCAATGGTAACTGTTCACATCCAGGCCGTACCGTGGGCCAGGATCATGATCAATGGAAAGGATGCGGGAGAAACACCCCGGGACATCGAGCTGCCCATCGGGCAACAGCTGCTGACCCTGGTCAACCCTGTCCTGGGGGTCACGAAAGAGATCGACGTGATGGTTCACAAAGGGATGAAACCTCTCACCATCGATATGGAGGAGAGATAGGAGTTCACAGTTCACAGTTTACAGTTTACAGTTCACGGTTCACTGATCACTGATCACGGTTCACTGATCACGGTTCACGGTTCACGGTTCACGTTTCACCGGTGAGTTCCGGGGAGAGGAACATCTTTGCTCAACCTCGATTCTGTCAGCGTAACCTACTCCACGGCGGCCGGTGACCACCAGGCACTTGCCGCCGTCGACATGACGGTGGAAAAGGGCGGTTCCTGCGTCATCATCGGGCCGACGGGGTGCGGCAAAACCTCTCTCCTGTTCCTCCTGGCCGGCCTCATTGCGCCCACGGAGGGGCGGGTATCGGTAGGCGGCGATACCTTGGCGGGAGTCCGCCGGGGAACCAGCCTCATTCTCCAGCAGCACGGCCTTTTCCCGTGGAAAGACGCTTACGCCAATGCTTCCCTGGGGCTCACCCTGCGGAACGTGGACCCTCGAGAGGTCCTCTCGACCACTCGAAAACTCATGGAAGAGATGGGGATATGGGAGATAAGGAAGAGCCTCCCCTCCCAGCTTTCCGGAGGCCAGAGGCAGCGGGTAGCCATCGCCCGGTCCCTGGCCACATCCCCGGATCTTCTTCTCATGGACGAGCCGTTTTCCGCCCTGGATGCCATGACCCGGGAGACCCTCCAGGACCTGGTACTTGCCCTTTGGAAGGAATGGGCTTTCACCTTCGTCCTGGTGACCCACAGTATCGAAGAGGCGGTATTCCTGGGCAAAAAGATCGTCGTCATGTCAGCCGGGCCCGGCCGCATCGCCCAGGTGGTGGATAACCGTGCCATGGGAGATCACGGTTTTCGCCTCACCGGACCGTTCCATGAAAAATGCACCGAGCTTCGCCGGCTCATGGAACATACCCGCCAGGAAAACCCGGCATGAGCCGGAAACAGCGCACCTTGACCGGGTACATTTTAGCCCTGGGCACCATCCTGGCGCTCTGGCAGGCCGCCGCCTGGGTGCTTTCCACACAGTCTCTCCCGGGACCTTTATCTGTCGCCGTTTCCTTTTTCTCCCAGATCACCGGCCGGCTCGCCGGTCACTTTCTCGTCTCCGGCTACCGGGTCCTTGTGAGCCTCGTTCTCGCCCTCGGCACAGCAGTACCTTTTGGCATCGCCATGGGCAGGATCAAGGGAGCGGACCGGCTCCTGTCACCTTTCGTCTACCTTCTCTACCCGATACCGAAGATCGCCCTCCTGCCGCTGATCCTCCTCCTGTTCGGTATCGGGGACGGTTCCAAGATCTTCCTCATCTCCTTCATCCTCTTTTTCCAGATCCTCGTGGCCACCCGGGACGCGGCGCGTGAGATCCCCAGGGAACACATCCTTTCCATGCGCTCCCTTGGGGCCGGCAGGAGGCAGAAGGCGATCCACCTTGTGCTGCCGGCAATTCTGCCCAAGGTCCTCACGAGCCTCCGGATCGGGATCGGGACCTCCATCGCCGTCCTTTTCTTCGTGGAATCCTTTGCCACCAGCAAGGGCCTCGGATTCTTCATCCTGGACGCCTGGAGCCGGCTCGATTACGAGAGCATGTATGCGGGGATCGTGGGGATGGGCCTTCTCGGAGTGATCCTCTACGAGTTGGTGGAGGTCCTGGACCGGAAGTTATGCGGGTGGACCAAAATATAAAAAATCTGCCCATCCGAAGATGGGCAGATTTTTTATATCTTTGTTAAAGGTGCGGATCAGATGAGGCCGTGGGCGAGCATGGCGCGGGCCACCTTGATGAACCCGGCGATGTTGGCGCCGACGACGTAGTTTCCCGGCTCTCCGTACTCTTCAGCGGTTTCGTAGCAAAGCTGGTGGATGTTCTTCATGATCCTGTGAAGCTTCACTTCGGTGTCCTCGAAAGTCCAGGCATCCCGCATGGCGTTCTGCTGCATCTCGAGGGCTGAGGTGGCCACACCGCCGGCGTTGGCTGCCTTGCCGGGACCGTAGGCGATCCTGGCGTTCAGGAATACCTCGGCTGCCTTGGGGGTGGAGGGCATGTTGGCGCCCTCCCCGACAGCGATGCACCCGTTCTTCACCAGGACCTTTGCGTGCTTTCCGTGGAGTTCATTCTCCGTGGCGGAAGGCATGGCCACCTGGCAGGGGATATCCCAGATGTTGCCCTTTTCCATATAAACGGCATCCTTGTGGTACTTGGCGTAATCCTTGATCCGCCGCCTCTCCACCTCCTTGAGCTGCTTGATGAGGTCGAGGTCCAGCCCCTTCTCGTGAAGGATGACGCCGCCTGAGTCCGAACAGGCGATGCACTTGCCGCCCAGCTGGTGGATCTTCTCGATGGTGTAGATGGCGACGTTCCCGGAACCGGACACAGTGCAGACCTTGCCCTCGAAGCTGTCTCCCCTGGCCTTGAGCATCTCGTCCACAAAAAACGTGGCGCCGTAGCCGGTGGCCTCCGTCCGGACCAGGGAACCGCCCCAGGCGATACCCTTGCCGGTCAGCACCCCGGCCTCCCACCTGTTGCTAAGCCTTTTGTACTGCCCGTACATGTAGCCGATCTCCCTGCCGCCCACCCCGATGTCGCCCGCCGGCACGTCGGTATGCTCACCGATGTGCCTTTGAAGCTCGGTCATGAAGCTCTGGCAGAACCGCATGACCTCCCCGTCGGACCTGCCCTTGGGATCGAAATCGGAACCGCCTTTTGCCCCTCCGATGGGCATACCCGTCAGGGCATTCTTGAAGATCTGCTCGAAGCCCAGGAACTTGACGATCCCGAGGTAGACCGTGGGGTGGAAGCGGATCCCGCCCTTGTAAGGGCCCAGGGCGCTGTTGAACTGGACGCGAAAACCGCGGTTGATCATGTCCTCGCCATGGTCGTTGGTCCACGGCACCCTGAAGATGATCTGTCTCTCGGGCTCGCAGATGCGCTCGATGATCTTGTGCTCGGCAAACTCCGGGTGTTTGGCAAGGACCGGCCCCAGGCACTCGAGCACTTCCTTGACAGCCTGGTGGAACTCCTTCTCGGCCGGGTTTCTCGCAATAACCGCATCGTAAATTGGCTGAATAACTCCGTCTAATCCGTTTCCCATGTGTTCCTCCGTTTAATCTTGACCATGATTCCCTGTTGACCAGCTGCCGTCTCGGATAAGCTGTTTCCTGTATCAGGGCAGGCCGCTGTGACGACACACACCATCATCGTCACAACGATTGCATCCCAAAGGAAGTGCAAGCTTCATACCATTTCGACGATCTGCGTGACAGGTTGTTTTATCTTTTATTTACAAAGGGTTATCTGTCACCTTTTCAGGATCGCAAAAGGCAACGCCCGTTTTTGTGTATATATGAAACAATTTTGTATATAAATATTACACATAAATGGGCCCTTTCATTTATATTCCCGTGCGGCATGCATTCTTTATTTCATTATTGCATGAGCTCTGGACACGCACCTCCCGCTCCATTGGAATACCTGTCGAACAACCCGGGGGAAACGATGGTTGTCCTCGCCGGCAACAGCCACGCGTGGAAACCGGGCATCCCCGGCCAGCTGGCCGATTTCAACCCCGGCATGCCCTACAGGGTCAT
This bacterium DNA region includes the following protein-coding sequences:
- a CDS encoding serine/threonine-protein kinase, producing MKKVFGNYTLVERIGVGGMGEVHRAIKGGPDGFRVEVALKLILPHLARDDAFRTRFSREARLAARLNHPNIVRVHGFDIQDGSPFIEMEYVAGADLAALIRTLCEGERLPLPQAVHIIHGVARGLAYAHSSPRSGGDGGPAAGPVVHRDLNPHNILLSYAGEVKIADFGIARASLADITASATLMGKLAYMAPEQVDGKPLDHRCDLFSLGITAYQLFTGVHPFKRASEAATLIAVQKASFRPIEEFIPELPKDITAAIASLLAADPEDRPASAAQIADIMEKHVEPGTSAAVARRVERASAPVQGNITAAATAQTMQRLRKPWTVPVLGATAAGLTALLILVNLFSSAPVRQPDQSAPPTQVISSPPSTPVPASPGEELVDARVRVVTVPQQADIFMKGTLLGRSPLTVSLPSEEGEAEFRAELPAFSRTRFTLRRDQAGEEVIIELTPIPMVTVHIQAVPWARIMINGKDAGETPRDIELPIGQQLLTLVNPVLGVTKEIDVMVHKGMKPLTIDMEER
- a CDS encoding ABC transporter ATP-binding protein; protein product: MLNLDSVSVTYSTAAGDHQALAAVDMTVEKGGSCVIIGPTGCGKTSLLFLLAGLIAPTEGRVSVGGDTLAGVRRGTSLILQQHGLFPWKDAYANASLGLTLRNVDPREVLSTTRKLMEEMGIWEIRKSLPSQLSGGQRQRVAIARSLATSPDLLLMDEPFSALDAMTRETLQDLVLALWKEWAFTFVLVTHSIEEAVFLGKKIVVMSAGPGRIAQVVDNRAMGDHGFRLTGPFHEKCTELRRLMEHTRQENPA
- a CDS encoding ABC transporter permease, which produces MSRKQRTLTGYILALGTILALWQAAAWVLSTQSLPGPLSVAVSFFSQITGRLAGHFLVSGYRVLVSLVLALGTAVPFGIAMGRIKGADRLLSPFVYLLYPIPKIALLPLILLLFGIGDGSKIFLISFILFFQILVATRDAAREIPREHILSMRSLGAGRRQKAIHLVLPAILPKVLTSLRIGIGTSIAVLFFVESFATSKGLGFFILDAWSRLDYESMYAGIVGMGLLGVILYELVEVLDRKLCGWTKI
- the gdhA gene encoding NADP-specific glutamate dehydrogenase is translated as MGNGLDGVIQPIYDAVIARNPAEKEFHQAVKEVLECLGPVLAKHPEFAEHKIIERICEPERQIIFRVPWTNDHGEDMINRGFRVQFNSALGPYKGGIRFHPTVYLGIVKFLGFEQIFKNALTGMPIGGAKGGSDFDPKGRSDGEVMRFCQSFMTELQRHIGEHTDVPAGDIGVGGREIGYMYGQYKRLSNRWEAGVLTGKGIAWGGSLVRTEATGYGATFFVDEMLKARGDSFEGKVCTVSGSGNVAIYTIEKIHQLGGKCIACSDSGGVILHEKGLDLDLIKQLKEVERRRIKDYAKYHKDAVYMEKGNIWDIPCQVAMPSATENELHGKHAKVLVKNGCIAVGEGANMPSTPKAAEVFLNARIAYGPGKAANAGGVATSALEMQQNAMRDAWTFEDTEVKLHRIMKNIHQLCYETAEEYGEPGNYVVGANIAGFIKVARAMLAHGLI